One stretch of Arachis duranensis cultivar V14167 chromosome 1, aradu.V14167.gnm2.J7QH, whole genome shotgun sequence DNA includes these proteins:
- the LOC107487364 gene encoding uncharacterized protein LOC107487364, with amino-acid sequence MADREGAGLNLHAKVTHDAKLKELLHRITSLEIKLCSDATKEFIKLLKSEDGGSLLREYLRGSPKCSELLGAWKLRQGKQGMHYVLDLVSTILNHPIGKYNHADVESVSVSKELDKFARLIFSEYIGDVYKELSSKEVKRQKAALMLMVSVVRRGHSLASEVAKNFDFKHPEFKRIAEPKRRNNDERSAKIGGRWLLLRKSFVGFAMSFLEVGKPGLLRWILQQREMYYGVLRGLGNDDDETVMFVLTTLRDRVLVKESLVPPSLRSVLFGSVTLDQLVGVCGRDGGGDAAELAYEVLVMVCTNPINGLMPDLERRPNPLKGNPKRIMGFMRKLRGTEIQYHRDLLLAISNAKFSFGLSYLKEFPYNIEDDTSPSWIYAISLAADLVSSVGNGLSKELVDCQSKDLQSFDKMDLLSTVKCLFPRPFNRSIFNKGLLSTKPHVKHGALRLILELMKFLDSLFGGLSRNSSFRYKLSQNMGSTKQEIQNYVQAFLPDPQVLISLIYPLDSCSEAQESSLKRTACDLEHVSNSRKKLKMDTSENDVDIVVGGISTGPDIDLASDSGAVDNDVKPDTLDDEEDLMNIMGEIWSVDLCSMGVSTLRDAESYIKSKLLDALKYYRRTLPFTLDKSFESFKDLLKNPLELTSNLQASLLSLLAEYIEWCPENDIPIRTPPMLYKYLQPLLKLLMFSPVNGARDQAYRLAMAAMFSTGAFDRNPHEIEAWFLYLPGYHKTRSPINILEVEVLQSLCSTVISFLCDAVSTIGNNLFKYWSILKNYVDGLKGGKEFSPDFSPLTVCVLEKCLRVIRSKSGTYSLPKKSMVLSYTCNTVKSLLQTQVDAELLSALVTADLTQRLDDNYEYDGAFPKWKPMKNLLDFLESISCQQNCSHFSKNEESVPPDGSLGSALGDIKGLLSSTASNEMAETSMALLSSFIWGGVDDKLMNLRSHALISHDLLGVPFSLLSSVFFLDPSVILHASKLWPVKFAVGLDMAISDLDSNSQNAPPVDTSDLTSHPDSLTCNQLLDSSEADVTAFSIFLKQAPFHVIFPAVMCMEGSDISKVSKVKDLLLHKLSRSMSDSSLLHSLRLVLFWTHQIQLCYKVNPLAKTEWHLNLCVILVRKMLAQLLVPEGSLDCSTNSAFCSSSYNTQEVIKIIFCHPSVLMSLSSPLGSSHNFTNVTVGNGFEVVNGLSGEEFHKFRNPILNILRMALDYMWSLCSTQLCASEAQEVTNNIVEAFKGLQHKLFVIVRDRFELCISAKDIIPLLPTSYALHFCIRFLSPFKLLELVDWIFKRVEVDDLPTKKSCLSIGCSLVAGAFNTLSIYFQQPIRNRAPYDNFWEISEKNMRADVFEQIYSRVVEFSLNYETDCADKCLVEAVNALYMQKHMQQETFHPLLLVMCKIVMVTPVRMLFQCVQKTNAQRAKFLYILTEMSSVHSSIFGHLFLAVVNKGLYHDNIGFEGQASDVTLSEDQFLLLLPAALSYLSQSSKRFGRCNDKDLKHLPYFYSKILLKGLSEWNKFISKDIFEEEYGEFFPASVQQLLCHMDHSLLGKSIHMLQYHFALNGDSMKLKKRLKLFKSICQHSAARDELMDCDSQVINNYLQSKLDTSRIRYINLLVDIWQSIVKKTSLPPPNQAGAGKSTNILLLYNHLEVFVLESILELTVKMHDGLIQLQSIAFLEQLIRHAFLYRFGDFTTMKTLRLILTQLNEGSLSCDTYLQLLLAHSQFASTLYSVCKPAGSLFKPVSSILKCLVIPSHDHRENDEKLTEKLTDLSTGPLEIVRLLRVLLWMRGHQTDIDSGNDIGINIKELHALLCRCYGATLNQIDLEIYNLIHEIESMSGSQSLNLSDVECLWGLASLDPNMGHSLEQCASSNIKFDSEPIEVCSGSQNRENIPIDPDICISTVLSFPYDRSIADMLPAGNNIEPDTFGKQIQSPLVEVGLRYDPRFILRFSIHCLSQSRIEPVEFAGSGLLAIAFVGMSSSDLGIRKLAYGTLDKFKSALENCQKRKDVMGLRLLLNSIQNSIEEPWQNIPSFIALFAAEASCVLLDSSHDQYAAISTMLIHSSKLNMRVIPLVDNFFWSTSINFKAERCWMLRLLYAGLNSDDDAIIYIKHSILESLMSFYVSPLMDVESKDLIIEVIKKSVKFHKIARHLVKQCSLLSWFSSIISVNRERLNGEEKRVFLKHVSVILKAVNDVISLGRISKWLQSYGLEQLMELSSILLNSLLQDVTFANETLGFINPFLKMTASMFKLSQKRKIYQPHFTLSIEGLYQIYQAGSKSDEATKGINQEAALEAILMNAPPISIFLMKQERLESFLIWAITTALQSDSSRRMRANKSRIFRTNNYREESHERSLLSKLLRWLTASVIIAKLYQKPNDMDSAFVETHDLNSLHSLLVQAGNANGQRHDIGIGCGKLLASVIFCLQLLHDIDPEVLPSTVSALCLLTFGASNFAVGRGDLLKEYSTLISSHCSRVRCPPEANPAWRWSFYHPWKDCSPELTDSQKMDEYHSCLTLLVVVSNVLGEKKLELASLSPLDIERSGLFQWEKSLLKN; translated from the exons ATGGCGGATCGCGAAGGTGCTGGCCTAAACCTGCACGCAAAGGTCACACACGACGCGAAGCTCAAAGAACTGCTCCACAGGATCACCTCGCTGGAGATAAAGCTATGCTCCGACGCCACAAAAGAGTTCATCAAACTCCTTAAATCCGAAGACGGAGGATCATTGCTGCGCGAGTACCTTCGCGGTTCACCGAAATGTTCTGAGTTATTGGGAGCATGGAAGCTAAGGCAAGGAAAACAGGGAATGCACTATGTATTGGACTTAGTTTCCACCATCCTTAACCACCCTATCGGAAAATACAATCATGCTGACGTGGAAAGTGTGAGTGTTAGCAAAGAACTCGACAAGTTCGCGAGGTTGATTTTTTCTGAGTATATAGGTGATGTTTATAAGGAGTTGAGTAGTAAGGAAGTGAAGCGCCAGAAGGCTGCACTTATGCTCATGGTTTCGGTGGTTCGGCGGGGACATAGTTTGGCCTCTGAGGTTGCCAAGAATTTCGATTTTAAGCACCCGGAATTCAAGCGAATTGCGGAGCCTAAGAGGAGGAACAATGACGAGAGGAGTGCCAAGATTGGGGGGAGGTGGTTATTATTGAGAAAGTCGTTTGTTGGGTTCGCTATGTCTTTTTTGGAGGTTGGGAAGCCTGGCCTACTCAGATGGATTCTGCAGCAGAGGGAGATGTATTATGGCGTGCTTCGTGGATTGGGAAACGACGATGATGAGACAGTTATGTTTGTTTTGACGACTCTGCGGGACAGGGTTCTTGTGAAGGAGTCGTTGGTGCCACCGAGTCTGAGGAGTGTGTTGTTTGGGAGTGTGACGCTGGATCAGCTGGTTGGTGTTTGTGGAAGGGATGGTGGTGGTGATGCTGCTGAGTTGGCGTATGAGGTTCTTGTTATGGTTTGTACTAATCCGATTAATGGGTTGATGCCGGACTTGGAAAGGCGTCCGAATCCATTGAAGGGTAATCCGAAGAGGATCATGGGGTTCATGAGAAAGCTGAGGGGGACTGAGATTCAATACCACAGAGATTTGCTTTTGGCGATTTCTAATGCCAAATTTTCTTTTGGCTTGTCATATTTGAAAGAGTTTCCATACAACATTGAAGATGATACATCACCTTCATG GATATATGCAATATCTCTGGCAGCTGATTTGGTTTCATCAGTGGGGAATGGCCTTTCCAAGGAACTGGTTGATTGTCAATCAAAGGATCTGCAATCATTTGACAAAATGGATTTACTCAGTACCGTGAAGTGCTTGTTTCCTCGTCCATTCAACAGGTCAATTTTTAATAAGGGATTGCTTAGTACTAAACCTCATGTGAAACATGGCGCTCTAAGGCTTATCCTGGAGTTAATGAAATTTCTAGATTCTCTCTTTGGTGGTCTGAGCCGCAATTCGAGTTTTAGATATaaattatcacaaaatatgggGTCTACCAAGCAGGAGATTCAGAATTATGTTCAGGCATTTCTTCCTGATCCTCAAGTTTTAATATCTCTGATTTACCCTTTAGATTCCTGTTCAGAAGCACAAGAGTCAAGTTTGAAGAGAACTGCATGTGATCTTGAACATGTCAGCAACAGCAGAAAGAAGTTAAAAATGGATACATCAGAGAATGATGTAGATATAGTTGTTGGTGGGATTAGTACAGGTCCAGATATTGATTTGGCCAGCGACAGTGGAGCAGTTGACAATGACGTAAAACCTGATACGTTGGACGATGAAGAGGATCTCATGAATATTATGGGGGAAATTTGGAGTGTGGATCTCTGTTCCATGGGTGTCAGCACATTGAGGGATGCAGAATCATACATAAAGTCTAAACTGCTTGATGCTCTCAAATACTATCGC CGAACTTTGCCTTTCACTCTGGATAAATCTTTTGAGTCTTTCAAGGATCTTCTCAAAAACCCATTGGAGTTAACAAGTAATCTGCAGGCCTCATTGTTGTCTTTGCTAGCGGAATATATTGAATGGTGTCCGGAAAATGATATTCCAATAAGAACTCCTCCCATGTTGTACAAATATCTCCAGCCGTTACTTAAGTTGCTAATGTTTTCACCAGTCAATGGTGCAAGGGATCAGGCATATAGGCTGGCTATGGCAGCTATGTTTAGTACTGGTGCTTTTGACAGGAACCCTCATGAAATAGAAGCATGGTTTTTATATTTACCAGGTTATCACAAAACAAGATCCCCCATCAATATCCTGGAGGTAGAAGTATTGCAGAGTTTGTGCTCAACTGTCATATCATTCTTGTGTGATGCTGTTTCTACAATTGGGaataatttattcaaatattggAGTATTCTTAAGAACTATGTCGATGGTTTGAAAGGTGGAAAAG AGTTTTCACCTGATTTTAGCCCTTTGACTGTATGTGTGCTGGAGAAATGTCTAAGGGTGATCAGATCTAAATCAGGAACCTACTCGCTGCCTAAAAAATCAATGGTATTATCATACACTTGCAATACAGTCAAGTCTCTCTTGCAAACACAG GTCGATGCTGAATTGTTATCTGCTTTAGTTACTGCAGACTTAACGCAGAGACTTGATGACAATTATGAATATGACGGAGCATTTCCCAAGTGGAAGCCAATGAAGAATttgttggattttctggagagcATATCATGCCAACAAAATTGCTCACATTTCTCTAAGAATGAGGAATCTGTGCCTCCTGATGGCTCCTTAGGAAGTGCACTTGGTGATATAAAAGGATTATTAAGTAGCACTGCTAGCAATGAGATGGCTGAAACATCCATGGCTCTCCTATCCTCCTTTATTTGGGGAGGAGttgatgataaattgatgaatCTGCGATCACATGCACTCATTTCACACGACTTACTTGGAGTTCCTTTCTCACTTTTGTCATCagtgttttttcttgatcctaGTGTTATTCTCCATGCTTCCAAGCTGTGGCCTGTAAAGTTTGCTGTTGGCTTGGACATGGCCATATCAGATCTTGATAGTAATAGTCAAAATGCTCCTCCTGTTGATACTTCTGATCTTACTTCTCATCCTGACTCCCTAACATGCAACCAACTTCTGGATTCTTCTGAAGCTGATGTCACTGCATTCAGTATCTTTCTAAAACAGGCACCTTTCCATGTGATATTTCCTGCAGTGATGTGTATGGAAGGTTCTGATATATCAAAGGTATCTAAGGTGAAAGACCTGCTTCTGCATAAATTATCTAGGTCCATGAGTGATTCCTCCCTTCTTCACTCTCTGAGACTTGTGCTCTTCTGGACTCACCAGATTCAGTTGTGTTATAAAGTTAATCCGTTAGCTAAAACTGAATGGCATTTGAATCTATGTGTCATTCTTGTAAGGAAGATGCTAGCACAATTGTTGGTTCCAGAAGGTTCTTTGGACTGCTCTACAAACTCTGCTTTTTGTTCTTCAAGCTATAACACTCAAGAAGTGATTAAAATAATCTTTTGTCATCCTTCTGTTTTGATGTCATTATCCTCTCCATTGGGAAGTAGTCACAACTTTACAAATGTCACTGTAGGGAATGGCTTTGAGGTGGTCAACGGATTATCCGGAGAGGAGTTTCACAAATTTAGGAAtccaattttaaatatattgagAATGGCTCTAGACTACATGTGGTCCTTATGTAGTACCCAACTTTGTGCATCAGAAGCCCAAGAAGTTACCAATAATATTGTGGAAGCCTTTAAAGGTCTTCAACACAAGCTATTTGTAATTGTTAGAGACAGATTTGAGCTGTGTATTTCTGCTAAAGATATAATACCTCTCCTTCCAACATCATATGCATTGCATTTTTGCATTCGGTTTTTATCTCCTTTTAAGCTCCTTGAATTAGTAGACTGGATATTCAAAAGAGTTGAGGTGGATGATTTGCCAACTAAGAAATCCTGTTTGTCTATTGGATGTTCCTTGGTTGCCGGTGCTTTTAATACTTTGTCCATTTATTTTCAACAGCCAATCAGGAACCGAGCACCCTATGATAACTTTTGGGAGATATCTGAAAAGAATATGAGAGCTGATGTTTTCGAGCAGATCTACAGCAGGGTAGTTGAGTTTTCTCTAAATTATGAAACAGATTGTGCAGATAAATGCTTAGTTGAAGCTGTGAATGCTTTGTATATGCAGAAACACATGCAACAAGAAACATTTCATCCTTTGCTGTTGGTCATGTGCAAAATTGTAATGGTTACTCCTGTGCGAATGCTTTTTCAATGTGTTCAGAAAACAAATGCACAGAGAGCAAAATTCCTGTATATCCTCACTGAAATGAGCTCTGTTCACTCGTCAATCTTTGGGCATTTATTTTTGGCTGTGGTGAATAAGGGTTTATATCATGATAATATTGGATTTGAGGGACAAGCCTCTGATGTTACTCTTTCAGAGGATCAGTTTTTGCTGCTTCTACCTGCTGCTTTGTCTTATTTGAGCCAAAGCTCTAAGAGATTTGGGAGGTGCAATGATAAAGATCTTAAACATTTACCATACTTTTACTCCAAGATTCTTTTGAAAGGTCTTAGTGAGTGGaacaaatttatttcaaaagacATATTTGAGGAAGAATATGGGGAATTCTTTCCAGCATCTGTGCAACAACTACTGTGTCATATGGATCATAGTCTTCTTGGAAAATCAATCCATATGTTGCAGTACCACTTTGCTCTTAATGGAGATtcaatgaaattgaagaagcgtCTAAAGCTATTCAAATCCATTTGCCAACATTCTGCTGCACGTGATGAACTGATGGACTGTGATAGTCaagttattaataattatttgcaAAGCAAATTGGATACATCCAGGATAAGATATATAAACTTGTTGGTGGATATTTGGCAGTCTATTGTTAAGAAAACATCTTTGCCTCCTCCTAATCAGGCTGGAGCTGGAAAAAGCACAAACATTTTGTTGCTATATAATCACTTGGAGGTCTTTGTGTTAGAAAGTATTCTTGAGTTAACAGTAAAGATGCATGATGGTCTTATCCAGTTGCAGTCCATTGCTTTCCTAGAGCAATTAATCAGACATGCTTTTCTATATAGATTTGGTGATTTTACAACAATGAAGACCCTCCGTCTTATATTAACTCAGCTTAATGAGGGCAGCCTATCATGTGATACATATCTTCAGTTGTTACTTGCCCACTCGCAGTTTGCCTCCACTCTTTATTCAGTGTGCAAACCAGCAGGTTCCTTATTCAAGCCAGTATCCAGCATTCTGAAATGTCTTGTCATCCCTTCTCATGACCATCGTGAAAATGATGAGAAGCTCACTGAGAAATTGACTGATCTTTCTACAGGACCATTGGAAATTGTTAGATTGCTTCGGGTACTCTTATGGATGAGGGGTCATCAAACTGATATAGATTCTGGAAATGATATTggtataaatataaaagaattgCATGCACTACTATGTCGTTGTTATGGTGCAACACTCAATCAGATTGATTTGGAGATATATAATCTGATTCATGAAATTGAGTCTATGAGTGGATCACAGTCTTTGAACTTATCTGATGTGGAGTGCctatggggacttgcttctttGGACCCCAACATGGGCCATTCTCTTGAGCAGTGTGCATCTTCTAATATCAAGTTTGATTCAGAACCAATTGAAGTATGCTCTGGAAGCCAAAATAGAGAGAACATTCCAATTGATCCTGACATATGCATTTCAACAGTTCTCAGTTTTCCATACGATAGAAGTATTGCCGATATGCTACCAGCAGGAAACAATATTGAACCAGATACTTTTGGTAAACAG ATACAATCTCCTCTTGTTGAAGTCGGACTACGTTATGATCCACGGTTTATCTTGCGTTTCTCAATTCATTGCCTGTCACAGTCACGTATAGAGCCTGTGGAGTTTGCTGGGTCAGGATTGCTTGCAATTGCATTTGTCGGCATGTCATCATCAGACCTTGGGATAAGAAAATTGGCTTATGGTACTCTTGATAAATTTAAGAGTGCATTAGAG AACTGCCAAAAGAGGAAGGATGTCATGGGACTTCGGCTTCTATTAAATTCTATTCAGAATAGCATAGAAGAGCCATGGCAAAATATCCCTTCGTTTATTGCGCTTTTCGCTGCTGAGGCATCCTGCGTATTGTTAGATTCTTCACACGATCAATATGCAGCTATAAGTACAATGTTGATACACTCTTCTAAATTGAACATGAGG GTTATACCTTTGGTTGATAACTTTTTTTGGAGTACATCTATAAATTTCAAAGCTGAAAGGTGTTGGATGCTTAGGCTACTTTATGCTGGCCTGAACTCAGATGATGATGCCATCATATATATCAAGCACTCTATCCTTGAGAGTCTAATGAGCTTTTATGTCTCTCCTCTTATGGATGTTGAGTCAAAGGACCTAATCATTGAG GTTATAAAGAAGTCAGTTAAATTTCATAAGATTGCTCGACATCTAGTGAAACAATGTTCTCTACTTTCCTGGTTTTCATCTATCATCTCTGTTAATAGGGAGAGGCTCAACGGAGAAGAAAAGAGAGTATTCTTGAAGCATGTGTCGGTAATATTGAAG GCTGTCAATGATGTCATTTCATTGGGAAGAATCTCCAAGTGGTTGCAAAGTTATGGCCTTGAGCAGCTTATGGAGCTTTCGTCTATTCTATTGAATTCCTTACTACAGGATGTTACATTTGCTAATGAAACTTTAGGATTTATAAATCCTTTTCTAAAAATGACAGCATCAATGTTTAAATTATCtcagaaaaggaaaatatatcaGCCACATTTTACACTATCAATTGAGGGCTTATATCAGATATATCAGGCTGGTAGTAAGTCGGATGAAGCAACAAAAGGTATTAATCAGGAGGCTGCTTTGGAAGCCATACTGATGAATGCACCTCCTATCTCAATCTTCCTTATG AAACAGGAAAGGCTTGAAAGCTTTCTTATTTGGGCTATTACAACTGCTTTACAGTCCGATTCCTCACGAAGGATGAGAGCGAATAAGTCTCGCATCTTTCGCACAAATAATTACAGGGAAGAGTCTCACGAGCGTTCGTTACTGTCAAAATTATTACGTTGGTTAACAGCATCAGTAATCATTGCGAAACTCTATCAGAAACCCAATGATATGGATTCGGCATTTGTTGAAACACATGATTTAAATTCCCTTCATTCTTTACTGGTACAAGCTGGAAATGCCAATGGACAAAGACATGATATTGGAATTGGCTGTGGGAAGTTACTGGCTTCTGTGATTTTCTGTCTGCAACTTCTTCATGACATAGACCCTGAGGTGCTACCATCAACTGTCTCCGCTCTCTGTCTTCTAACCTTTGGTGCTTCCAACTTTGCAG TTGGCAGAGGTGATTTATTGAAAGAATACAGCACTTTGATATCATCACACTGTTCAAGGGTGCGGTGCCCTCCTGAAGCTAATCCAGCTTGGAGATG GTCCTTTTACCATCCATGGAAGGATTGTTCACCGGAGTTAACTGATTCCCAGAAGATGGATGAATATCATTCTTGTCTGACTTTGTTAGTGGTTGTCTCAAATGTTCTTGGCGAAAAGAAGTTAGAGTTGGCGAGTTTATCTCCATTAGATATAGAGAGATCTGGCTTATTCCAATGGGAAAAAAGTTTACTAAAAAATTGA
- the LOC107480510 gene encoding LOW QUALITY PROTEIN: uncharacterized protein LOC107480510 (The sequence of the model RefSeq protein was modified relative to this genomic sequence to represent the inferred CDS: deleted 1 base in 1 codon) has protein sequence MPRTTTVDCIGCPPLRALTFDTLGLIKVLEARDKQGAPRVVERWGEPDSSKGIMAVSMIQCHSNPLLAVARKNGQIEILSPVSGDLQATISSSSDLDLQSDVVGLHLFAKANLELSTRPCTLLTCTSKGNASVRSIDITDSSIESSCLDSSKAWNVCASGSIECCKVDGSEKFALFGGKGVEVNLWDLDNYSKIWNAKSPPKDSLGIFTPTWFTSAAFLRKDDHRKFVAGTNSHQIRLYDISAQRRPVLSFDFRETPIKALAEDIDGNSIYVGNGSGDMASFDIRTGKLLGCFTGKCSGSIRSIVRHPELPVVASCGLDSYLRLWDTKTRQLLSSVFLKQHLLHVVFDSGFTVEEIPQGADLPCKEQSVNEIGVMQGIEAPSLKRKKSSKNKGNVTDSERKKRSKNSKEGKKSKEMMKVRRLCQRVNRNPRKKARARNVKLMKKGCDSYGSNSM, from the exons ATGCCTCGTACAACCACCGTGGACTGCATTGGATGCCCTCCTCTTCGGGCTCTAACATTCGATACACTTGGTCTCATCAAAG TGTTGGAGGCTCGTGATAAGCAAGGAGCTCCAAGGGTAGTAGAGAGGTGGGGTGAGCCTGATTCATCCAAAGGTATCATGGCTGTTTCAATGATTCAATGCCATTCCAACCCG TTATTAGCTGTAGCTAGGAAAAATGGCCAG ATTGAGATTTTGAGTCCTGTAAGTGGAGATCTACAGGCAACAATTTCTAGTTCTAGTGATTTGGATCTTCAGTCTGATGTTGTTGGTTTGCATTTATTTGCAAAAGCAAATCTGGAGTTATCTACAAG GCCTTGTACGCTACTTACATGCACATCAAAAGGGAATGCAAGCGTAAGGTCCATTGATATTACTGATTCATCGATAGAATCTTCTTGTCTTGATTCTTCAAAAGCATGGAATGTATGTGCTAGTGGTAGCATAGAGTGTTGCAAGGTGGACGGAAGTGAGAAGTTTGCTCTATTTGGTGG GAAAGGTGTTGAGGTTAATCTCTGGGATCTTGACAATTACAGTAAGATTTGGAATGCAAAATCT CCTCCCAAGGACAGCCTTGGGATATTCACACCAACCTGGTTTACATCGGCCGCATTTCTAAGGAAAGATGACCATCGGAAGTTTGTTGCTGGCACCAACAGCCATCAG ATTCGCCTTTATGACATCTCTGCACAGAGAAGGCCTGTTCTTTCTTTTGATTTCCGTGAGACACCAATTAAAGCATTAGCAGAGGATATAGATGGAAATTCAATCTATGTAGGAAATGGGTCTGGTGACATGGCTTCTTTTGATATACGAACAG GTAAATTGCTAGGATGTTTTACTGGGAAGTGCTCGGGAAGCATCAGATCCATAGTTAGGCACCCTGAGCTTCCTGTGGTAGCTTCATGTG GATTGGACAGCTATCTGCGACTTTGGGATACAAAGACTAGGCAGCTTCTTTCTTCT GTTTTCCTTAAGCAACATCTTTTGCATGTGGTTTTTGATTCCGGCTTCACTGTTGAAG AAATACCCCAAGGGGCAGATCTACCATGCAAGGAGCAATCTGTGAACGAGATCGGTGTTATGCAAGGGATTGAAGCACCATCTTTGAAAAGGAAAAAGTCTTCAAAGAACAAAGGAAATGTTACAGATAGTGAGAGGAAGAAAAGATCTAAGAATAGCAAAGAAGGCAAAAAGTCTAAAGAA ATGATGAAGGTGAGAAGATTGTGTCAAAGAGTAAAtcgaaatccaagaaaaaaagCAAGAGCACGAAATGTGAAATTGATGAAGAAGGGTTGTGATTCATATGGATCAAATTCCATGTGA